In Sorghum bicolor cultivar BTx623 chromosome 10, Sorghum_bicolor_NCBIv3, whole genome shotgun sequence, one genomic interval encodes:
- the LOC8065012 gene encoding ice-structuring glycoprotein codes for MAPSFGRSISFPLSPARSSSSSTSSTTKKQARHVRSISLPTCRAHPLLAHLHATTGAVRAWAATAGADPCTTTSTPSSGLAHLDALHAALAELLVLPEPRAALATATATAFSDRLLDGLLALADAHGAFRETLVDLRRHAAEAQAALRRRDAARLASAVRAHRHAEKDLARLASSARAAARHPQLAVTTTTPAATTVAEVEVSGVLVEALAAAASASAAVFSALEAVSSAATAAAASASSKKPAATATLMSLVTRSSKQAAAASDEDRELAALEKMEQLHECIAEMEAGSDKVFRSILHTRVALLNIRTQTC; via the coding sequence ATGGCGCCCTCCTTCGGCCGCTCCATCTCCTTCCCGCTGAGCCCGgcgcgctcctcctcctcctccacctcctccaccaccaagaaACAGGCGCGCCACGTGCGCTCCATCAGCCTCCCGACCTGCCGCGCCCACCCGCTGCTCGCGCACCTCCACGCCACCACCGGCGCCGTCCGCGCCTGGGCCGCCACCGCCGGCGCAGACCCCTGCACCACCACCTCCACGCCCTCCTCGGGCCTCGCCCACCTCGACGCGCTCCACGCCGCGCTCGccgagctcctcgtcctcccggAGCCCCGCGCCGCgctcgccaccgccaccgccaccgccttcTCGGACCGCCTCCTGGACGGCCTGCTCGCCCTTGCCGACGCGCACGGCGCGTTCCGGGAGACGCTCGTCGACCTCAGGCGCCACGCCGCCGAGGCCCAGGCCGCGCTCCGGCGCCGTGACGCGGCGCGCCTCGCGTCGGCCGTCCGCGCGCACCGCCACGCCGAGAAGGACCTCGCACGCCTCGCGTcctccgcgcgcgccgccgccaggcACCCGCAGCTGGcagtgacgacgacgacgcccgcGGCTACCACCGTCGCCGAGGTCGAGGTGTCCGGGGTGCtcgtcgaggccctggccgccgcGGCGTCCGCGTCCGCCGCCGTGTTCTCCGCGCTCGAGGCCGTCTcgtccgccgccaccgccgcagcCGCGTCTGCTTCCTCCAAGAaaccggcggcgacggcgacgctcATGTCTCTGGTCACCAGGAGCAGCAAGCAGGCCGCGGCCGCCTCCGATGAGGACAGGGAGTTGGCTGCGCTGGAGAAGATGGAGCAGCTTCACGAGTGCATCGCCGAGATGGAAGCCGGGAGTGACAAGGTGTTCAGGAGCATCCTGCACACTAGAGTCGCACTGCTCAACATTCGCACCCAGACATGCTGA
- the LOC8065014 gene encoding antifreeze protein Maxi has translation MAPSFGRSISFQLSPARAITRPRAAAARHVRSISLPCRSHSHPLLAHLQAQTAAARAWATSDSTSPSPASGLALIDALHAALAQLLLLPEPQASVRRACASSDRLLDAFLLLADAHRGFQESLLALRRDAADAHLALRRRDAASLASAARAQRRAEKDLARLAAAVSSSAARLSALGGTAATTTTTDTEEAEMAAALVDAAAASAAASAAVFSAVASVSAATSSSKNKKTATTLAAAFAKKPETADVAPEKLEELERCIDECESGSEVVFRSIVRTRVSLLNIRTPAI, from the coding sequence atggcgcCCAGCTTCGGCCGCTCCATCTCCTTCCAGCTGAGCCCAGCACGCGCCATCACCCGACCCCGCGCCGCGGCCGCGCGCCACGTCCGCTCCATCAGCCTGCCGTGCCGCTCCCACTCCCACCCGCTGCTGGCGCACCTGCAGGCTCagaccgccgccgcccgcgcctGGGCCACCTCAGACTCCACCTCCCCCTCCCCCGCCTCGGGCCTCGCCCTCATCGACGCGCTCCACGCCGCGCTCGcccagctcctcctcctcccggaGCCGCAGGCCTCGGTCCGCCGCGCCTGCGCCTCATCCGACCGCCTCCTCGACgccttcctcctcctcgccgacgCGCACCGCGGGTTCCAGGAGTCACTCCTCGCGCTCCGCCGCGACGCCGCCGACGCCCACCTCGCCCTCCGCAGGCGCGACGCCGCCAGCCTCGCCTCCGCCGCGCGCGCCCAGCGCAGGGCCGAGAAGGACCTGGcccgcctcgccgccgccgtgtcctcctccgccgcccgcCTGTCTGCGCTCGGCGGAACCGCCGCAACCACTACTACTACTGACACTGAGGAGGCCGAGATGGCCGCCGCGCTCGTGGACGCCGCGGCGGCCAGCGCCGCGGCATCCGCCGCCGTGTTCTCGGCCGTCGCGTCCGTGTCTGCCGCCACGTCCTCCAGCAAGAACAAGAAGACCGCGACGACCTTAGCTGCTGCCTTCGCCAAGAAGCCGGAGACGGCCGATGTGGCGCCGGAGAAGCTCGAGGAGCTTGAGCGATGCATCGACGAGTGCGAGAGCGGCAGCGAGGTGGTGTTCAGGAGCATTGTTCGGACTAGGGTATCGTTGCTCAACATCCGTACTCCGGCGATCTAG
- the LOC8065015 gene encoding uncharacterized protein LOC8065015 has protein sequence MAPTTMTVPPPARPLAVAGHVRSASVPCHTHPLLADVDDQLLALRSWTSNPGPKYPLSLAHVRALLCVLDELLRLPLAQAALSRAADSDDGLLDGFLVLADAFGTFLAALVALRQHAAELRAAVRRRDGAKLASAAREQRQAGRELEQLANAVAREAARCARGPAAAAAGGMGGETHAEAAEVARAVAEAVNDTAAAAAAVFLEVGSVADAAAALASPASASTKKSRLPPLSRTSKQRTTVMGDGGEERREGAALEKLQELEQCVRELESESEKVFRSLVQTRVSLLNIHTPMFF, from the coding sequence ATGGCGCCGACGACGATGAccgtgccgccgccggcgaggccGCTAGCGGTGGCCGGGCACGTGCGGTCGGCGAGCGTGCCGTGCCACACGCACCCGCTGCTGGCGGACGTGGACGACCAGCTCCTGGCGCTGCGGTCATGGACGTCCAACCCGGGGCCCAAGTACCCGCTATCCCTGGCGCACGTCCGCGCGCTCCTCTGCGTGCTGGACGAGCTGCTGCGCCTCCCGCTGGCGCAGGCCGCGCTGTCCCGCGCCGCCGACTCCGACGACGGCCTGCTGGACGGCTTCCTCGTCCTGGCCGACGCCTTCGGCACGTTCctggcggcgctggtggcgcTGCGGCAGCACGCGGCCGAGCTCCGCGCCGCCGTGCGCAGGCGCGACGGCGCCAAGCTGGCCTCGGCCGCGCGCGAGCAGCGGCAGGCCGGGAGGGAGCTCGAGCAGCTCGCCAACGCCGTGGCTCGCGAGGCCGCCAGGTGCGCGCGcggccctgctgctgctgccgccggcgGCATGGGCGGTGAAACGCACGCGGAGGCGGCTGAGGTCGCCAGGGCCGTCGCCGAGGCTGTCAACGAcaccgcggcggcggcagcggccgtGTTCCTCGAGGTCGGCTCCGTCGCtgacgccgcggcggcgctggcgtCGCCGGCCTCGGCTTCGACCAAGAAGAGCCGGCTCCCGCCGCTGTCCAGGACGAGCAAGCAGAGGACGACGGTGATGGGTGACGGCGGCGAGGAGCGGCGGGAGGGTGCGGCGCTGGAGAAGCTGCAGGAGCTGGAGCAGTGCGTGAGGGAGCTGGAGAGCGAGAGCGAGAAGGTGTTCAGGAGCCTTGTGCAGACCAGGGTTTCCTTGCTCAACATTCACACGCCAATGTTTTTTTAG
- the LOC8065016 gene encoding uncharacterized protein LOC8065016 yields the protein MEATATRRDGGPGEQRHEQIGSAAGSYTVSSSSRSGTIVSSTAYTSGASRSSGLELIKIHGYEHLSWRWGERTKEEKMKRLIELANGGATSALNLNLNLKRWFTELSVAWVLDLPDDAVSALQLEVSRDFTRSFSGIIITRWIHAFAEIVETIRFMSTLPLPDPCSHTGDDEEQPVPNQFFLLMRVTTKILHRVKSKLFLTNDLIRDDGASIPDQIQFARFTQVAMLKMLAFVDVLVAVDHGAVLYGIPEIYKSLNLLLGMHDVLSKALHMIHVLFISSPPGEVESILFMIWRLLSTKEGKALDALCLTLNYTTTHLLKRIEDTSATQTLQQGSSDIHKVTLSVISHISFLMDNKFSLDLIVLEAYYRGKVYEDLIISQAHNRGKVYGTRIIGNQTHSDSMIIRMASRLQEKLASLSESFPDRRLILLFLLNNSHRLHQCLQSEIEPWWSSLQLYAESLVTKVDGYMQSYLQVSWAPVLSCLFNPTPHFLGKNYSPLTRFESAFREAYITQKQWKVPDPELRKKLRTAIIEQIIPGYTKYIEENNITTPRLAPQELEEMLQDLFEG from the coding sequence ATGGAGGCCACGGCCACTCGCAGGGATGGCGGCCCCGGGGAACAACGCCACGAGCAGATTGGCTCCGCCGCCGGTTCCTACACCGTTAGCAGCAGCTCCAGATCAGGTACCATAGTCTCGTCAACTGCCTACACATCTGGCGCCTCTCGCTCCTCGGGCTTGGAGCTCATCAAGATCCACGGCTACGAGCACCTGTCATGGCGATGGGGCGAAAGGACCAAGGAGGAGAAGATGAAGCGCCTCATAGAGCTGGCCAATGGCGGCGCGACGAGTGCCCTGAACCTGAACCTCAACCTCAAGAGGTGGTTCACGGAGCTGAGCGTCGCCTGGGTTCTCGACCTTCCCGATGATGCTGTATCTGCACTGCAACTCGAGGTATCTCGTGATTTCACTCGGAGCTTTAGCGGCATCATTATTACGAGGTGGATCCACGCTTTCGCCGAAATCGTGGAAACCATCCGCTTCATGTCGACACTGCCCCTTCCTGATCCATGCTCACACACTGGTGATGATGAGGAACAACCTGTTCCTAACCAATTCTTCTTACTGATGAGGGTGACAACCAAGATATTGCACAGAGTGAAGAGCAAGCTATTCCTTACAAATGATCTCATCAGGGATGATGGTGCTAGTATTCCAGATCAAATCCAGTTTGCAAGATTTACCCAAGTGGCCATGTTAAAAATGCTCGCTTTTGTCGATGTCCTAGTTGCTGTGGATCATGGTGCTGTTTTATATGGGATACCAGAAATATATAAATCGTTGAATCTACTGCTGGGTATGCACGATGTTCTTTCCAAGGCCTTACACATGATCCACGTGTTATTCATTTCCAGTCCCCCAGGAGAAGTTGAAAGTATACTGTTTATGATATGGCGCCTCTTGTCAACAAAGGAGGGGAAGGCGCTTGACGCCTTATGTCTCACATTGAACTACACCACGACTCATCTCCTCAAGCGGATTGAAGACACGTCAGCTACTCAAACTCTACAGCAAGGATCATCGGACATTCACAAGGTCACTCTCTCCGTGATAAGCCACATCAGCTTCCTGATGGATAATAAATTTTCATTGGATCTAATTGTATTAGAAGCATATTACCGTGGTAAAGTGTATGAAGATCTAATTATATCTCAAGCACATAACCGTGGTAAAGTGTATGGAACCCGTATTATTGGAAACCAAACACATTCTGACAgcatgatcatcaggatggcgTCACGTCTACAAGAAAAGCTTGCCAGCCTCTCAGAATCATTTCCCGATCGACGCCTTATACTGTTATTCTTGCTCAACAACTCACACCGATTACACCAATGCTTGCAGTCTGAAATTGAACCTTGGTGGTCTTCTCTCCAACTTTATGCCGAATCCCTTGTTACCAAAGTCGATGGCTACATGCAGAGCTATCTACAAGTATCTTGGGCTCCAGTGTTGTCATGCTTGTTCAATCCCACTCCTCATTTCTTGGGGAAAAACTACTCCCCACTGACTAGGTTCGAGTCTGCATTTCGGGAGGCTTACATCACTCAAAAGCAGTGGAAGGTCCCAGATCCTGAGCTTCGGAAAAAACTGCGAACAGCTATCATCGAGCAAATCATTCCAGGCTACACAAAATACATAGAGGAGAACAACATTACAACGCCAAGACTCGCTCCTCAGGAGCTAGAAGAGATGTTGCAAGACCTATTCGAAGGATGA